The Apium graveolens cultivar Ventura chromosome 3, ASM990537v1, whole genome shotgun sequence sequence ataataataacatcaTCATCATAAGTTTAGCAAGATGTACCTTATACTAAATAAAAATTTAGTACATGTACGAACTAAcaaatgatttaaaattttagTAGACATATGAAAAAGAGTACTATTACTCGTAGAACTGCAAACAAACGgagccgagccgagttttgtCCGAGCTGAGCTGagcttaatttttttttaaatgagtCAAGCCGAACCGAGTTTAATAACTGAGGCAAAAATGATGTTCAAGTCGACTTGTTTATAAACAAGCCAAAATCGAGTCGAATACAAGTTTAATAACCGAGCCAAAAATGATGTTCAAGATCGACTCGTTTATAAACAAGACGAAATCGAGTCAAACACAAGTTTGTTCACGAAAAACCAAGTTAAGCCGAACTCGTGCCGATTAGAGTTGTCCATTAATACAGTAAAACCTCTGTAAATTAAtactcgattaattaataatctctctaaattaataattttgtccggtcccgacttgggccagttcaaaaaatgatcaatttcgataagataataagataataatttttttgaaaaccctgtataaaaatatggtcccaataaaactataaattaataattcccttatattcataaaaatatagctattacatctttgtaaaatatgattcaattgtagtttgctttttcatataatttaaatcaacatgaAGCTCATCCTTAATCTTCCTTATTACATCCAAAAGCTCGGGTGTGGTGCTTTCATGTTGCATCAAAAAGTTATTAAGCATTTTTGATGCCTTGAGTGCTTCTTTACGTGTAACCGGCTCCAACGGTGTTGTATCGTCTTCAAGATCATCTTCAGCACTATTTTCAAGGATGGTGTTTGCAATCTCTTCTATACTCTGGACCTCggaacatgattcattttcaccCGGATAATCTAAGAAGTTATTAACATCCATTTTATTACGATAACCTAGATCCTTAATCATCACCTCAAGTTCATGAATGTATTCTTCCGGAGTTGTATGTTCATTTAAATTGCTCGAAACTTCATCTATGGAATGAATTTTGCAATGTTGAAAGCACCTTGCTATTGACTCTTGTTTTACATTTGTCGTCCACGTCGCGACTGCATAATTGATAGCATCCAAAATATTAATCTTTCCTGGATCAGATTGTCCCAACTCATAACCTTCTAATAACCCACGATAAAATCTCCTGCGATAGTGCATCTTGAAAGCTCTTATAATTCCTGCATCACAAGGTTGGattctctataaattaataattattaatttatcgattaattaatacctctctaaattaatagaattctccggtcccaactatattaatttatagagGTTTACTGTAGTTCGTTTATATTTTTCAATCGACCAACCTTAAAGTATAATTTATAATT is a genomic window containing:
- the LOC141714367 gene encoding ARS-binding protein 1-like encodes the protein MSGASFLSVRLGLGSNSRIQPCDAGIIRAFKMHYRRRFYRGLLEGYELGQSDPGKINILDAINYAVATWTTNVKQESIARCFQHCKIHSIDEVSSNLNEHTTPEEYIHELEVMIKDLGYRNKMDVNNFLDYPGENESCSEVQSIEEIANTILENSAEDDLEDDTTPLEPVTRKEALKASKMLNNFLMQHESTTPELLDVIRKIKDELHVDLNYMKKQTTIESYFTKM